The Pseudodesulfovibrio sp. zrk46 genome contains a region encoding:
- a CDS encoding ATP-binding protein yields the protein MAGRKLIKGKKLYKILFIGVIFTVLAVGSLAILGVRAVRHDAAVVAVESSARGVVGAVTVLINALTANNAEIGSKSLISMKPSVLRATLSRMIKGHDQLASIIISDASGLRYMLSRRSDGMMEVVPDKTNTSVFEWTYVRPDGMEYKSGAEYILSRFVVGRALANEFIHLRPGQVNWRSADMFQAPGGAWLAASTLIQADGKNYMISYVFPVDAVLSHLGSAEKGNAEKVFLYWKNGKVLAVAPTLEAGGVESALSEAMAVDKLTDPVLVAASDKLASSKAARRAPFSYSVDGEVWWSYVMPLSVFGDTLSLGVAVPRKNIVSALTSDRFLQMFGGALVLFASAVLFVLYRNRARIEAIGVGQKKPRTASDILALIEEGESRTLEFKQTMRFNLKSGKNGREIEHAAMKTVAGFLNSDGGTLLVGVADNGDITGFDEDKFESEDKAMLHFNNLVNSHIGTEFSRYLDTKIVEIEGKHVLRAYCLPASAPAILDNGKSEEFYVRSGPASRQLSLSQFYEWLQNH from the coding sequence ATGGCCGGGCGTAAACTCATCAAGGGCAAGAAGCTCTACAAGATTCTCTTCATCGGTGTCATTTTCACCGTTCTGGCGGTTGGCTCACTGGCGATCCTCGGCGTGAGAGCTGTCCGACATGATGCCGCAGTGGTGGCTGTAGAGAGTTCTGCTCGCGGTGTGGTGGGTGCCGTTACCGTTTTGATTAACGCCCTGACTGCCAATAACGCGGAGATCGGATCAAAATCTCTCATAAGTATGAAGCCTTCGGTGCTCCGGGCTACGCTTTCAAGGATGATCAAGGGGCACGATCAGCTTGCTTCCATCATTATTTCCGATGCTTCCGGTCTTCGCTACATGCTTTCCCGCCGTAGCGATGGCATGATGGAAGTGGTGCCTGATAAGACCAATACGAGTGTCTTTGAATGGACATACGTGAGGCCCGACGGCATGGAATACAAGTCCGGGGCCGAGTATATTTTGAGTCGTTTCGTTGTAGGAAGAGCTCTGGCTAATGAGTTCATCCATCTGAGGCCGGGACAAGTAAACTGGCGTAGCGCCGACATGTTTCAGGCGCCCGGTGGCGCATGGTTGGCTGCCTCCACTCTGATTCAGGCCGACGGCAAAAACTACATGATTTCCTATGTTTTTCCTGTGGATGCCGTGCTCAGTCATCTGGGCAGCGCGGAAAAGGGCAATGCTGAGAAAGTCTTCCTCTACTGGAAGAACGGCAAGGTTCTGGCCGTGGCTCCCACGCTCGAAGCAGGAGGTGTGGAAAGCGCATTGAGTGAAGCCATGGCGGTGGACAAGTTGACCGACCCCGTGTTGGTGGCAGCCTCTGATAAACTGGCGTCCAGCAAGGCCGCTCGAAGGGCTCCGTTCAGTTACTCGGTCGACGGTGAAGTTTGGTGGTCGTATGTCATGCCGCTTTCGGTGTTTGGCGACACCCTTTCTCTTGGTGTGGCCGTGCCGCGAAAAAATATTGTCTCTGCGCTGACGAGCGACCGTTTCCTGCAAATGTTCGGCGGAGCGTTGGTCCTGTTTGCCAGCGCTGTCTTGTTCGTCCTTTACAGAAATCGTGCGCGTATCGAGGCCATTGGAGTGGGGCAGAAGAAGCCCCGTACAGCATCGGACATCCTTGCTCTCATTGAAGAGGGTGAAAGCCGGACGCTGGAGTTCAAGCAGACCATGCGCTTCAACCTCAAGTCTGGCAAGAATGGGCGTGAAATTGAACACGCCGCCATGAAGACCGTGGCCGGATTCCTGAATTCCGATGGCGGAACATTGCTGGTGGGCGTGGCTGATAATGGTGACATTACTGGCTTTGATGAAGACAAGTTCGAGAGTGAAGACAAGGCTATGCTCCATTTCAATAATTTGGTGAACAGCCATATTGGAACCGAGTTCTCTCGTTATCTTGATACAAAGATTGTCGAGATTGAGGGCAAGCACGTTCTTCGCGCGTATTGTCTCCCTGCGTCAGCTCCGGCCATTTTGGACAACGGCAAGAGCGAAGAGTTCTATGTCCGCAGTGGGCCGGCAAGCCGTCAGTTATCCTTGAGCCAGTTCTACGAATGGCTTCAGAATCACTGA
- the ybeY gene encoding rRNA maturation RNase YbeY, whose amino-acid sequence MKQNVTVIRETRLDPAFPLSRQELRQLVGVILDSLGLEESSLEIKLVDDCEIARLNKEFMGCTGPTNVLSFPAEESEEHGGDESYLGELALSVDAVSRESDLYHQPPVLHLARLLAHGILHLAGHDHGEVMYDLTDAAVDRVELEYLSD is encoded by the coding sequence ATGAAGCAGAACGTGACGGTCATTCGCGAAACCCGGTTGGATCCGGCCTTTCCTTTGTCGCGGCAGGAGCTGCGGCAGTTGGTGGGTGTGATCCTCGATTCTCTGGGGCTGGAGGAATCCTCTCTGGAGATCAAGCTGGTGGACGACTGTGAGATCGCACGTCTCAACAAGGAATTCATGGGCTGCACCGGACCGACCAATGTGCTGAGTTTTCCGGCAGAGGAGAGCGAGGAGCATGGCGGGGACGAGTCCTATTTGGGCGAACTGGCCTTGTCCGTTGACGCAGTGTCCCGTGAATCCGATCTGTATCATCAGCCGCCGGTGCTGCATCTGGCGCGCCTGTTGGCCCACGGCATCCTTCATCTGGCCGGGCATGATCACGGTGAGGTGATGTATGACCTCACGGACGCGGCTGTTGATCGCGTGGAACTGGAATATCTGAGCGACTGA
- a CDS encoding PhoH family protein — MSATKLEFDNGQLAVQLFGPQNQHLKLLSERIGVKLESRGNVVSIVSDDADRADLAGQVLTQLYAMLKAGKNIYPQDVDFACRVLERKPSADVGEVFKDDVYATSGKRTVAPKSLNQREYLDAIREADMTFGIGPAGTGKTYLAVAMAVGALVRREVKRIVLTRPAVEAGEKLGFLPGDLVEKINPYLRPLYDALHDMLDFAKVQEYQETGVIEVAPLAFMRGRTLNDAFIILDEAQNTTPEQMKMFLTRLGFGSRAVVTGDVTQIDLPVHSKSGLLHARKILDGVKGIRFIEFDEHDVIRHPLVGRIVRAYDKHEAGGGKR; from the coding sequence ATGTCCGCAACCAAACTCGAATTCGATAACGGCCAATTGGCTGTCCAGCTTTTTGGGCCGCAGAATCAGCATCTGAAGCTCCTGAGCGAACGCATCGGCGTGAAGCTGGAGAGCCGGGGCAATGTTGTGTCCATTGTTAGTGATGACGCTGACCGGGCAGACCTCGCCGGGCAGGTGCTTACGCAGCTTTATGCCATGCTCAAGGCCGGAAAGAATATTTATCCGCAGGACGTTGATTTTGCCTGCCGCGTGTTGGAGCGTAAGCCTTCCGCCGATGTTGGTGAGGTGTTCAAGGACGATGTGTACGCTACCTCGGGTAAGCGCACCGTTGCGCCCAAGTCGCTTAACCAGCGCGAATATCTCGATGCCATCCGCGAGGCGGATATGACCTTCGGCATCGGCCCCGCCGGTACGGGTAAGACCTATCTGGCTGTGGCCATGGCCGTGGGCGCACTGGTACGGCGCGAGGTCAAACGAATCGTGTTGACCCGTCCCGCAGTGGAAGCAGGGGAAAAGCTGGGCTTTCTGCCCGGTGATCTGGTGGAAAAGATCAATCCCTATCTGCGTCCTCTCTACGATGCTCTGCACGACATGCTCGATTTCGCCAAGGTGCAGGAGTACCAGGAAACCGGTGTCATCGAAGTGGCTCCGCTGGCCTTCATGCGAGGGCGCACTCTCAATGATGCATTCATCATTTTGGACGAAGCTCAGAATACCACGCCGGAGCAGATGAAGATGTTTCTGACCCGTCTCGGTTTTGGCTCACGGGCGGTAGTTACGGGTGATGTCACCCAGATCGACCTTCCCGTGCATTCCAAGTCCGGTCTGCTCCATGCGCGCAAGATTCTGGACGGCGTCAAAGGCATCCGCTTCATCGAATTCGATGAGCATGATGTCATCCGCCACCCCTTGGTCGGACGGATTGTCCGCGCTTACGACAAACATGAAGCTGGCGGTGGCAAACGATGA
- a CDS encoding ABC transporter permease subunit: MVGWAKTTLRYIAVIAFIGIMWKLAAVALGGVILPHPEEAFRIFFFAMGTELFWEHFFVSAYRAVAGMALAWFVAFPLGLVMGSVKSVDDLLAPFIFLTYPVPKIVLLPIFLLLLGLGDAAKIAMIALILGYQILVTTRDGVKSIHPKYYDSVLSLGGSHFDVLREVLLPAALPHGFTALRLGTGVAVAVLFFVESFATTRGLGYMIMDAWGAMDYLTMFTGILGMSMMGAALYEIANLLERRLCKWMFLRGK, translated from the coding sequence ATGGTAGGCTGGGCCAAAACCACTCTTCGATACATCGCGGTCATCGCGTTTATCGGTATCATGTGGAAGCTGGCGGCCGTGGCGCTCGGCGGCGTGATACTGCCGCACCCGGAAGAGGCCTTCCGCATCTTCTTTTTCGCCATGGGCACCGAGCTGTTCTGGGAGCATTTTTTCGTCAGCGCTTACCGCGCGGTAGCTGGTATGGCCTTGGCGTGGTTCGTGGCGTTCCCGTTGGGATTGGTCATGGGCAGCGTCAAGAGTGTGGACGATCTGTTGGCCCCATTCATTTTTCTTACGTATCCGGTGCCCAAGATTGTGCTGCTTCCCATCTTTTTGCTCCTGCTTGGGTTGGGGGATGCGGCCAAGATAGCCATGATCGCACTGATTCTCGGCTACCAGATTTTAGTGACCACTCGGGATGGTGTTAAATCCATCCATCCGAAATATTATGATTCTGTTCTCTCGCTGGGTGGCTCTCATTTTGACGTGCTGCGTGAGGTGTTGCTGCCCGCAGCCCTGCCGCATGGCTTCACGGCCTTGCGTCTTGGCACCGGCGTGGCGGTGGCCGTGCTCTTCTTTGTGGAATCCTTTGCCACTACTAGAGGGCTGGGCTATATGATTATGGACGCCTGGGGCGCAATGGACTACCTGACCATGTTCACCGGCATCCTAGGCATGTCCATGATGGGCGCAGCATTGTATGAGATCGCCAACCTTTTGGAGCGGCGACTGTGTAAGTGGATGTTTTTGAGGGGTAAATAG
- a CDS encoding SO_0444 family Cu/Zn efflux transporter, translating into MELLTNIIVESWHVLVEAGPYVLFGFFVAGLLKAFVSDSFLAKHLGGRSVWSVIKAAVIGVPLPLCSCGVLPAALGLRKQGASKGATTAFMISTPETGVDSMAVTYALIDPIMTVVRPVAASITAIFAGVLVNAFPEKEPTSAPLESLMANVHDHGHEGCGCSDGRCDIDGNRTFMGKFMDGMHYAFGEMIGDIGRWLMLGVLIAGVISAVIPQDALNEYVGTGFLSYLVMLVVALPLYVCATASTPIAASLLLKGLSPGAALVFLLAGPATNGATITVMLKTLGKRAAFLYVAAIVICSLGLAFVVDQLYIALGLDIRAVVSEVGETLPHWVGVASGLILAALVAKSFLRSEGGG; encoded by the coding sequence ATGGAACTCCTGACAAACATCATTGTCGAATCTTGGCATGTGCTGGTGGAGGCCGGCCCTTATGTGCTTTTTGGCTTTTTTGTAGCGGGCCTTCTCAAAGCTTTTGTGTCCGATTCCTTTTTGGCAAAACATCTTGGGGGCCGGTCTGTCTGGTCCGTTATCAAGGCCGCAGTTATTGGCGTGCCTCTGCCGTTATGCTCATGCGGCGTGCTGCCCGCGGCGCTCGGCCTGCGTAAGCAGGGGGCAAGCAAGGGCGCGACGACCGCATTCATGATCTCTACGCCCGAGACCGGGGTGGACTCCATGGCTGTGACCTATGCGCTCATTGACCCCATCATGACTGTGGTTCGGCCTGTTGCTGCGTCCATTACAGCCATATTCGCCGGGGTATTGGTCAATGCATTTCCAGAAAAGGAACCAACCTCCGCGCCGCTGGAAAGTTTAATGGCAAATGTTCATGACCATGGACATGAAGGATGCGGCTGTTCTGATGGCCGCTGCGACATCGACGGTAATCGCACCTTCATGGGCAAGTTCATGGACGGAATGCATTACGCCTTTGGCGAAATGATCGGCGATATCGGTCGGTGGCTCATGCTTGGCGTACTCATTGCGGGTGTCATTTCTGCTGTTATTCCGCAGGATGCCCTGAATGAATATGTTGGCACAGGCTTCCTGTCTTATCTCGTCATGTTGGTGGTGGCCTTACCGCTGTACGTTTGTGCTACGGCTTCAACGCCCATAGCCGCGTCGCTGTTGCTAAAGGGGCTTTCTCCGGGGGCTGCTCTGGTTTTCCTTCTGGCCGGCCCGGCGACCAATGGTGCCACCATTACGGTCATGCTCAAGACGCTCGGCAAGCGGGCCGCATTTCTCTACGTAGCGGCTATCGTGATTTGTTCGTTGGGCTTGGCCTTTGTGGTCGACCAGCTGTACATCGCTCTTGGTCTCGATATCCGCGCCGTGGTCTCTGAAGTTGGTGAGACCCTGCCGCATTGGGTTGGCGTCGCCAGCGGGCTTATTCTCGCGGCGTTGGTGGCAAAGAGCTTCTTGCGATCTGAAGGTGGTGGTTGA
- a CDS encoding ABC transporter substrate-binding protein, translating to MKKIVLAMALMLLFSMSAHAENTKIRFGILPVLDTLPLQVAVQDGLFIGQGLDVELVRFASALERDTALQAGQLDGYFGDLIAACMLVNKNVPMYVALTSWRTTPGFPMFGIAQSPAKKGAMLGAMQGASLGLSKSTIMEFLADKISDSLGIGHQYFEQIEIKKMPIRLQMLLTDQVDCALLPEPLLSLAKFKGGGVLVTAEKLNIPLTVLSLHRKFFLDGADTYIRFITAYKEAVKRLRNDPEKYRQLMAETCRIPGPLVAEFPIYPYPMPSLPTTAELDEVQEWMVEKGMLKRRLPHELMLSPIIP from the coding sequence ATGAAAAAGATAGTGCTCGCCATGGCGCTCATGTTGCTCTTTTCTATGTCGGCCCATGCCGAAAATACCAAGATTCGATTCGGTATTTTGCCGGTGCTCGATACGCTGCCGCTGCAAGTGGCCGTGCAGGATGGTCTGTTCATAGGGCAGGGGCTTGATGTCGAGTTGGTCCGCTTTGCCTCTGCGCTGGAGAGGGACACCGCGCTGCAGGCCGGGCAGCTGGATGGTTACTTTGGCGACCTGATCGCGGCCTGCATGTTGGTGAACAAGAACGTGCCGATGTACGTGGCGCTGACATCCTGGCGAACCACTCCCGGCTTCCCCATGTTTGGCATTGCCCAGTCTCCCGCAAAGAAGGGTGCCATGCTCGGTGCCATGCAGGGAGCCAGTCTTGGCCTTTCCAAATCTACGATCATGGAATTTCTGGCTGACAAGATCAGCGACAGTCTTGGCATTGGCCATCAATATTTCGAGCAGATCGAAATTAAGAAAATGCCCATTCGTTTGCAGATGTTGCTTACCGATCAAGTAGACTGCGCCTTGCTGCCTGAACCGCTGCTCAGTCTGGCCAAGTTCAAGGGCGGCGGCGTACTCGTGACCGCGGAAAAGTTGAATATCCCGCTTACCGTACTCTCTCTGCACCGCAAGTTTTTCCTCGATGGAGCAGATACCTACATTCGTTTCATTACGGCCTATAAGGAAGCCGTTAAGCGTCTTCGTAATGATCCCGAGAAGTATCGTCAGCTCATGGCTGAAACTTGCCGGATTCCCGGCCCGCTGGTGGCGGAGTTCCCCATCTACCCCTATCCCATGCCTTCTTTGCCTACGACAGCAGAGCTGGATGAAGTGCAGGAATGGATGGTGGAGAAGGGCATGCTGAAACGCCGTTTGCCACACGAACTGATGCTTTCCCCCATCATCCCCTAG
- a CDS encoding ABC transporter ATP-binding protein codes for MLKADNLAKNYGGEAVLRDVSFTLDREETLAVVGPSGCGKTTLLYLLSGLTHPDTGQALLDGNPITEPSPDISIILQDYGLLPWRTIIDNVALGLKVRGVGRAERLERAQAQLAEVGIVGRDNDFPANLSGGEQQRVAIARAFVSCPRLMLLDEPFSSLDALTRERLQRALLEAWQVRRIPYVLVTHSLEEAVVLGKKIMVMSGRPARPVKVFDNPGFGNEAIRDTPECFELLKELRHTVEALW; via the coding sequence ATGCTCAAGGCAGATAATCTGGCAAAGAACTATGGTGGCGAGGCCGTTCTGAGAGATGTCTCCTTCACGCTTGATCGTGAGGAGACTCTTGCTGTTGTCGGTCCGTCTGGGTGCGGTAAAACCACGCTGCTGTATCTCCTGAGCGGCTTGACCCATCCGGATACGGGACAGGCATTGTTGGACGGCAATCCGATCACCGAGCCTTCTCCGGATATCTCCATCATTCTTCAGGACTATGGTTTGCTGCCGTGGAGGACGATCATCGACAACGTCGCCCTTGGTCTCAAGGTGCGTGGTGTTGGCCGGGCCGAACGACTGGAGCGGGCGCAGGCTCAACTGGCCGAAGTGGGCATCGTTGGCCGTGACAATGATTTTCCTGCCAACCTGAGCGGTGGCGAGCAGCAGCGCGTGGCCATTGCCCGTGCATTTGTTTCCTGTCCGCGCCTCATGCTGCTCGACGAGCCTTTTTCTTCTCTGGATGCCCTGACGCGTGAGCGGTTGCAGCGTGCGCTGCTCGAAGCGTGGCAGGTGCGCCGCATCCCCTACGTGCTGGTTACTCACTCGTTGGAGGAGGCCGTGGTGCTCGGTAAAAAGATCATGGTCATGTCGGGGCGTCCGGCCCGTCCGGTCAAGGTCTTTGACAACCCCGGCTTCGGCAATGAGGCCATTCGTGATACACCCGAGTGCTTTGAGCTGCTCAAGGAACTGCGGCACACGGTGGAGGCGTTATGGTAG
- a CDS encoding metalloregulator ArsR/SmtB family transcription factor produces the protein MSNIACSDTDKHSENVAKVKARMLSERDFLFMAELFKALGDYTRVRILYALSINELCVCALAEVLDMSQSAISHQLRLLRAAKLVRYRKEGKNVFYALDDDHVRNLVTQGLDHIREGS, from the coding sequence ATGTCGAATATTGCATGTAGTGATACTGATAAGCACTCGGAGAACGTGGCAAAGGTCAAAGCCCGTATGCTCTCCGAACGAGACTTCCTGTTTATGGCAGAGTTGTTCAAAGCGCTGGGTGATTACACTCGCGTTCGAATTTTGTACGCCCTGTCCATCAATGAATTGTGCGTGTGCGCCTTGGCCGAGGTGTTGGACATGTCTCAGTCTGCCATCTCTCATCAGCTCCGTCTGCTTCGTGCGGCCAAGCTGGTGCGCTATCGCAAGGAAGGCAAGAACGTTTTCTACGCTCTGGATGACGACCATGTTCGTAATCTGGTCACCCAGGGACTGGACCATATTCGTGAGGGGAGCTAA